One window from the genome of Musa acuminata AAA Group cultivar baxijiao chromosome BXJ1-4, Cavendish_Baxijiao_AAA, whole genome shotgun sequence encodes:
- the LOC135641046 gene encoding probable xyloglucan glycosyltransferase 5, with product MAPRLDFSGWWAKDKRKGTPVVVTMENPNYSVLEIDGPDTEAFPSMDKGRGKNAKQFTWVLLLKAHYAVGCIASVAAVLWALPRVVKRRLVFRRAAATQSDEPDKGHLMLRFIRGFLLFSLVALAFELVAYLNGWHFQKPDLRLPESLHIPEATEIHGWMHSAYLSWLSFRADYIAYPIQLLSYMCIILFVIQSADRLILCLGCFWIKFKKIKPRVESDLFNSDDGSEYMYPMVLVQIPMCNEREVYEQSISAACQIDWPKDRLLIQVLDDSDDETIQLLISTEVSKWSQRGVNIVFRHRLVRTGYKAGNLKSAMSCEYVRDYEFVAIFDADFQPNPDFLKLTIPHFKGNPELGLVQARWSFVNKNENLLTRLQNINLCFHFEVEQQVNGVFWNFFGFNGTAGVWRIKALEDSGGWLERTTVEDMDIAVRAHLHGWKFIFLNDVKVLCEVPESYEAYRKQQHRWHSGPMHLFRLCLPAIITSKISIWKKANLILLFFLLRKLILPFYSFTLFCVILPLTMFVPEAELPVWVICYVPVIMSFLNILPALRSFPFVVPYLLFENTMSVTKFNAMVSGLFKLGSSYEWVVTKKAGRSSESDLLTAAEREAKIVSLPLFHKGASESELSELNRLKEQHEKAPSPARKANKIYKKELALSLLLLTAAARSLLSAQGIHFYFLLFQGMSFLLVGLDLIGEQMS from the exons ATGGCCCCAAGATTGGATTTTTCTGGCTGGTGGGCGAAGGATAAGCGGAAGGGCACCCCGGTGGTGGTGACAATGGAGAACCCCAACTACTCTGTTCTTGAGATCGATGGCCCTGACACCGAAGCATTCCCGTCTATGGACAAGGGCCGGGGCAAGAACGCCAAGCAGTTCACCTGGGTCTTGCTCCTGAAAGCCCACTATGCCGTCGGTTGCATTGCCTCGGTGGCGGCCGTGCTCTGGGCGCTTCCTAGAGTCGTCAAGAGGCGGTTGGTCTTCCGGAGAGCAGCTGCCACCCAGAGTGACGAGCCTGACAAAGGCCATTTGATGCTAAGGTTCATTAGAGGGTTCTTGTTGTTCTCCTTGGTTGCTCTAGCATTCGAGCTGGTCGCGTACCTGAATGGATGGCACTTCCAGAAGCCCGATTTGCGCCTACCGGAGAGCTTGCACATACCGGAGGCGACCGAGATCCACGGGTGGATGCACTCGGCCTACCTCTCTTGGCTTTCGTTCCGAGCTGACTACATTGCCTATCCAATTCAGCTGTTGTCATATATGTGCATAATTCTGTTTGTTATACAGTCTGCAGATAGGTTGATCTTGTGCCTTGGTTGCTTCTGGATCAAGTTCAAGAAGATTAAGCCAAGGGTAGAGAGTGACCTATTCAATTCAGATGATGGATCAGAGTATATGTACCCTATGGTACTAGTCCAGATCCCCATGTGCAATGAGAGAGAG GTGTATGAGCAATCAATTTCTGCTGCTTGTCAAATCGATTGGCCTAAAGATCGTTTGCTGATCCAAGTGCTTGATGATTCTGATGATGAGACCATCCAGCTATTGATCAGCACAGAGGTTTCCAAATGGAGTCAGAGAGGTGTAAATATTGTGTTTCGGCATCGGTTGGTCAGGACTGGTTACAAAGCTGGAAATCTCAAGTCTGCAATGAGCTGTGAATATGTTAGGGACTATGAGTTTGTTGCAATATTTGATGCTGACTTCCAACCAAATCCTGATTTCCTTAAGCTAACCATTCCACATTTCAAG GGCAACCCTGAGCTCGGATTAGTTCAGGCACGATGGAGTTTCGTGAACAAGAATGAGAACCTATTAACTCGTCTCCAAAACATCAACCTTTGCTTTCACTTTGAAGTGGAGCAACAGGTAAATGGTGTTTTTTGGAACTTTTTTGGCTTCAATGGGACAGCGGGCGTGTGGAGAATCAAGGCGTTGGAGGATTCTGGGGGTTGGCTCGAGAGAACAACCGTGGAGGATATGGACATAGCTGTTCGTGCCCACCTCCATGGTTGGAAGTTCATCTTCTTAAATGATGTGAAG GTCCTTTGTGAAGTACCTGAATCCTATGAGGCTTATCGGAAACAGCAGCACCGATGGCATTCTGGCCCAATGCATTTATTTCGGCTGTGCCTTCCAGCTATTATAACCTCAAAG ATATCGATATGGAAGAAGGCAAACTTAATCCTGTTATTTTTTCTCCTAAGGAAGTTGATCCTTCCTTTCTATTCTTTCACATTATTTTGTGTAATTCTTCCCCTAACCATGTTCGTTCCAGAGGCAGAACTACCTGTTTGGGTTATATGTTACGTGCCGGTCATAATGTCCTTCCTCAACATTCTCCCAGCACTGAGATCCTTCCCCTTCGTTGTGCCTTATCTTCTCTTTGAGAACACCATGTCTGTGACCAAATTCAATGCCATGGTCTCAGGATTATTCAAACTGGGGAGTTCATATGAATGGGTTGTCACCAAAAAAGCAGGCAGGTCATCGGAATCGGACCTGCTGACTGCCGCAGAGAGGGAGGCAAAAATCGTAAGCCTTCCGCTGTTCCATAAAGGAGCATCGGAGAGTGAACTTAGCGAGCTCAACAGACTGAAGGAACAGCACGAGAAAGCTCCATCACCCGCGAGAAAGGCCAACAAAATCTACAAGAAGGAGCTGGCTctgtctcttctcctcctcacggCAGCCGCTCGCAGTCTTCTGTCAGCTCAGGGAATTCACTTCTATTTTCTGCTCTTCCAGGGCATGTCCTTCCTTCTCGTGGGTCTCGATCTGATTGGGGAGCAGATGAGCTGA